Proteins found in one Mycoplasmopsis citelli genomic segment:
- the yihA gene encoding ribosome biogenesis GTP-binding protein YihA/YsxC: MFKFIKSSSNISNWYQHPNKEIAFWGRSNVGKSSLINALTNNSKLAKVSKTPGRTQLLNFFENYYGAVFVDLPGYGYARLSHAQKEKMTLMIEEYLLKRQNLDNLFLLLDARHGITKIDSQVINFLTINKIPFTIVYTKLDKLKQSEKSKLLKNHKQSVKEYNFTNTYFVSSETKFGIADLITFINSILGAEDEKNHW, from the coding sequence ATGTTTAAATTTATCAAATCTTCTTCAAATATTTCTAATTGGTATCAACATCCAAATAAAGAAATAGCATTTTGGGGTCGTTCAAATGTGGGTAAAAGTTCTTTAATTAATGCTTTAACAAACAATTCAAAACTTGCTAAAGTTTCTAAAACCCCCGGACGAACCCAATTATTAAATTTCTTTGAAAATTATTATGGAGCAGTTTTTGTAGATTTACCTGGATATGGATACGCACGACTTTCGCATGCTCAAAAAGAAAAAATGACTTTAATGATTGAAGAATATTTACTTAAACGTCAAAATTTAGACAATTTATTTTTGCTTCTTGATGCTCGACATGGGATTACTAAAATTGACTCACAAGTTATTAATTTTTTAACTATTAACAAGATCCCATTTACGATTGTTTATACTAAATTAGATAAACTTAAACAATCAGAAAAAAGTAAGTTACTTAAAAATCACAAACAATCAGTTAAAGAATATAATTTTACCAACACCTATTTTGTTTCTAGTGAAACAAAATTTGGAATTGCTGATTTAATTACCTTTATAAATAGTATTTTAGGAGCTGAAGATGAAAAAAATCACTGATAA
- the coaD gene encoding pantetheine-phosphate adenylyltransferase, which translates to MKVKKAIYPGSFDPLHQGHIQILKKALLLFDKVYVIVTNNPDKENQSDINQRFSNTKKQLANFENVEVLMNENEFTAVFAKQLNANFIIRSARDNHDFNYELELAAGNKHLNSKLETILIIPNYKSVKYSSTLIRHKERLNK; encoded by the coding sequence ATGAAAGTTAAAAAAGCAATTTACCCAGGAAGCTTTGACCCCCTGCATCAAGGTCATATTCAAATTTTAAAAAAAGCACTTCTTTTGTTTGATAAAGTTTATGTGATTGTTACCAATAATCCTGACAAAGAAAATCAAAGTGATATTAATCAGAGATTTTCAAACACTAAAAAACAACTTGCTAATTTTGAAAATGTAGAAGTTCTAATGAATGAAAATGAATTTACTGCAGTTTTTGCTAAGCAATTAAATGCTAATTTTATCATTCGAAGTGCTAGAGATAATCACGATTTTAACTATGAACTTGAGCTTGCGGCCGGAAACAAACATTTAAATTCTAAACTTGAAACAATTTTAATAATTCCAAATTATAAAAGTGTTAAATATTCATCAACACTAATTCGACACAAAGAAAGATTAAATAAGTAA
- a CDS encoding acetate/propionate family kinase: protein MNKILVINAGSSSIKMSLFEKDTLNVIATGLAERITLPMGNITIKTTQKFEKEVKMENHEVAVEEVYKLMQEINLIKDKNEIEYIGFRVVQGGEFFTKSSKIDDKAIEIIDQCSIYAPLHNPGAVQAMNGFKKVFPNAKLSANFDTAFHTTIDKVNNTYPIPKQLTEQYKIKRYGAHGISHRYITLKLQEILNKEKVTFINLHIGNGASLCAVKDSKSFDTTMGLTPLAGIMMGTRSGDIDPSIHEFVMKQNGMSISEFTSMLNKESGLLGVSGISSDMRDVTEQAKQGNADAQFAIDLYTQKIADYTAMYFNKLGGKIDAIVFTAGIGENAVAIREKVLSKLHFKNIILDKNANEGKIGEYQLITTSESEIPVYVVRTNEELLIAKDALKLYES from the coding sequence ATGAATAAAATTTTAGTTATTAATGCTGGAAGTAGCTCAATTAAAATGAGTCTTTTTGAAAAAGACACTTTAAATGTTATTGCTACAGGACTTGCTGAAAGAATTACTCTTCCAATGGGTAATATTACTATTAAAACTACACAAAAATTCGAAAAAGAAGTTAAAATGGAAAACCATGAAGTAGCCGTAGAAGAAGTATATAAATTAATGCAAGAAATTAATTTAATCAAAGATAAAAACGAAATTGAATATATTGGTTTTAGAGTGGTTCAAGGTGGAGAATTTTTTACAAAATCTTCAAAAATTGATGATAAAGCCATTGAAATTATTGATCAATGTTCAATTTATGCACCGCTTCATAATCCTGGAGCAGTTCAAGCCATGAATGGATTTAAAAAAGTCTTTCCAAATGCTAAATTAAGCGCTAATTTTGATACCGCATTTCATACTACTATTGATAAAGTTAATAATACCTATCCAATTCCTAAACAATTAACCGAACAATATAAAATTAAACGCTATGGAGCACACGGAATTAGCCATCGCTATATTACTTTAAAATTACAAGAAATTTTAAACAAAGAAAAAGTTACTTTTATTAACTTACATATTGGAAATGGTGCTTCACTTTGTGCAGTTAAAGATTCAAAATCTTTTGATACTACAATGGGGCTAACTCCACTAGCTGGAATTATGATGGGAACTCGTTCAGGAGATATTGATCCTTCAATTCACGAATTTGTGATGAAGCAAAACGGAATGAGTATTTCAGAATTTACCAGCATGCTAAATAAAGAAAGTGGCCTACTTGGAGTTTCGGGAATTTCTTCAGATATGCGTGATGTAACTGAACAAGCAAAGCAAGGAAATGCTGATGCTCAATTTGCTATTGATTTGTACACTCAAAAAATTGCTGATTACACTGCAATGTACTTTAACAAATTAGGTGGAAAAATTGATGCTATTGTTTTTACAGCAGGAATTGGTGAAAATGCAGTGGCAATTCGTGAAAAAGTGTTAAGTAAATTACACTTTAAAAATATTATTTTAGACAAAAATGCTAACGAAGGAAAAATTGGAGAATACCAATTAATTACTACTTCAGAAAGCGAAATTCCTGTGTACGTAGTTCGTACCAATGAAGAACTTTTAATTGCTAAAGACGCATTAAAACTATATGAAAGTTAA
- a CDS encoding phosphate acetyltransferase, which yields MNFELSLQTKVKQLASQKTIVLIDGDDPRMVQAAKELQKHSNIKTILLVEDDKDKVEGFNFVNIFEDKDKLEHLTAKYVELRKGKETLEQAQKALSTRPFYAMMLLALGQADGVVGGLKYATADILRAAFKAIGPKEGTKTISSAMIMHKDEQNFIFSDISVNVKPTAEQLAEIGLNAKDFATQMGFDPKVAFLSFSTSFSAKTPESELVKLATDLYNEKATQKALGEIQLDAAIDLEIRKAKYKGESFNQSANVLVFPDLNAGNIGYKLVQRFAGYGAIGPVVVGTKKPVNDLSRGSTVNDVVNTVLITALQSEGSK from the coding sequence GTGAATTTTGAATTATCACTACAAACAAAAGTAAAACAATTAGCTAGTCAAAAAACCATTGTTTTAATTGATGGAGATGATCCAAGAATGGTTCAAGCGGCTAAAGAGTTACAAAAGCATTCAAACATTAAAACTATTTTATTAGTTGAAGATGATAAAGACAAAGTTGAGGGATTTAACTTTGTTAATATTTTCGAAGATAAAGATAAACTTGAGCATTTAACAGCTAAATACGTAGAGCTTAGAAAAGGAAAAGAAACCCTTGAACAAGCTCAAAAAGCATTATCAACTAGACCTTTTTATGCTATGATGCTTCTTGCACTTGGTCAAGCTGATGGAGTTGTTGGGGGATTAAAATATGCTACAGCTGATATTTTAAGAGCCGCTTTTAAAGCTATTGGTCCAAAAGAAGGAACTAAAACTATTTCTTCGGCTATGATTATGCATAAAGACGAACAAAATTTCATTTTTTCAGATATTTCAGTTAATGTTAAACCAACAGCTGAACAACTTGCTGAAATTGGCCTTAATGCAAAAGATTTTGCTACTCAAATGGGATTTGACCCTAAGGTGGCCTTTTTATCTTTTTCAACTAGCTTTTCAGCTAAAACCCCTGAATCAGAATTAGTCAAATTAGCAACTGATTTATATAATGAAAAAGCAACTCAAAAAGCTCTTGGAGAAATTCAACTTGATGCAGCTATTGATTTAGAAATTCGAAAAGCTAAATATAAAGGCGAAAGTTTCAATCAATCAGCTAATGTGCTTGTATTTCCAGATTTAAATGCAGGAAATATTGGTTATAAATTAGTGCAAAGATTTGCTGGTTATGGAGCTATTGGTCCAGTGGTAGTTGGTACTAAAAAACCAGTTAATGACCTTTCAAGAGGGTCAACAGTAAATGATGTAGTAAATACTGTTTTAATTACTGCATTACAAAGCGAAGGAAGTAAATAA
- a CDS encoding ROK family protein, translating into MFNKAVVDIGGTNTRFAIIENNQIIFKEKFTTNPKNAFETLNKIIVLAQKFKIKTLAMCLPGPANYEQGIILETPNLPSWSNLNVKQHLLNNSNIEQIICENDANAAALGAHRRYNKVGSYTQFFTLSTGFGGGLVINDQIITGYNHQAQEIAKLPLGPSSEPTFHLSPYASEIYLSGSGWSLQAKEKGFNVTAKEILSDYHNNLKYAHEIVSNAIFTLTKVIATTACLINPNLIVFSGPIAVNAPFIVEEAFAKAKQLMWASQTQVLDYKIDLLGEDLALFGLHELI; encoded by the coding sequence ATGTTTAATAAAGCTGTTGTAGATATTGGAGGAACTAATACTCGCTTTGCAATTATTGAAAACAATCAAATTATTTTTAAAGAAAAATTTACAACCAATCCAAAAAATGCCTTTGAAACACTAAATAAAATTATTGTTTTAGCTCAAAAATTTAAAATAAAAACACTAGCAATGTGTTTACCTGGGCCAGCAAATTATGAGCAAGGAATTATTTTAGAAACTCCTAATTTACCAAGTTGAAGTAATTTAAATGTTAAACAACATCTATTAAATAATTCTAATATTGAGCAAATTATTTGTGAAAATGATGCTAATGCAGCAGCTTTAGGAGCTCACCGTCGATATAATAAAGTAGGCTCATACACACAGTTTTTCACTTTAAGTACTGGTTTTGGAGGGGGATTAGTTATTAATGATCAAATTATCACTGGATATAATCATCAAGCTCAAGAAATAGCTAAATTACCCCTTGGACCAAGCTCAGAACCTACTTTCCATTTAAGTCCTTATGCTAGCGAAATTTATCTTTCAGGAAGTGGATGATCGCTACAAGCAAAAGAAAAAGGATTTAATGTAACTGCTAAAGAAATTTTAAGTGATTATCATAATAACTTAAAATATGCTCATGAAATTGTAAGTAATGCTATTTTTACTTTAACTAAAGTTATTGCAACAACTGCATGTTTAATTAATCCGAATTTAATTGTTTTTAGTGGACCGATTGCAGTTAATGCTCCTTTTATTGTTGAAGAAGCTTTTGCTAAAGCAAAACAACTAATGTGAGCTTCACAAACACAAGTTTTAGATTATAAAATTGATCTTTTAGGTGAAGATTTAGCACTTTTTGGATTGCATGAATTAATTTAA
- a CDS encoding winged helix-turn-helix domain-containing protein, translated as MKDPKNDISKTQEIIDYLLELIKSKKIPVNKVMPSEHALMNRFECSRGVVVSAYNKLAALGAVYSINKRGHFVAENFHNLIKPLSYMLKCDQQKGIEVTNSVQAPKWFETKNIIFVNGYRAFAKDYFKENQLIAEGITYVSNDLFKVVPEVNLKESLTDILVNAKMLNNIIYFLEYQDVKKFGYEKLVVINFYGYDTESISIAGTLYVHPDHFQFFHQEFGSINKIS; from the coding sequence ATGAAAGATCCGAAAAACGATATTAGTAAAACACAAGAAATTATTGATTACCTACTTGAATTAATTAAATCTAAGAAAATACCCGTAAATAAAGTAATGCCTTCTGAGCATGCGTTGATGAATCGCTTTGAGTGTTCTCGAGGTGTGGTAGTGAGTGCTTATAATAAATTAGCTGCTTTAGGGGCTGTATATTCAATTAATAAGCGCGGTCATTTTGTGGCTGAAAATTTTCATAATTTAATCAAACCTCTTTCATATATGCTTAAGTGCGACCAACAAAAAGGTATTGAAGTGACAAATTCAGTTCAAGCTCCTAAATGATTTGAAACTAAAAACATTATTTTTGTTAATGGATATCGAGCTTTTGCAAAGGATTATTTTAAGGAAAATCAACTTATAGCTGAAGGAATCACTTATGTTTCAAATGATCTTTTTAAAGTTGTTCCAGAAGTAAACCTAAAAGAATCTTTAACAGATATATTAGTTAATGCAAAAATGCTTAATAATATTATTTACTTTTTAGAATATCAAGATGTTAAGAAATTTGGTTATGAAAAATTAGTGGTAATTAATTTTTATGGATATGATACTGAATCTATTTCAATAGCAGGAACTTTATATGTACATCCAGATCATTTCCAATTTTTTCACCAAGAATTTGGATCAATAAATAAAATTTCATAA